The Amycolatopsis umgeniensis DNA segment CGATGTTGCCCTTGAGGCAGGCGCCGACCTCGGTGCTCGAAGCCGTGAACGGATTCGCGACGAAGAACGCGATCACCGCGACGACGGCGAAGATGCCCAGCCGGATGACCGGCTTCAGCCACGTTCTCTTCTTCTGCGGAGCGATCTGTTCCACGGCGGGCGCAGGGTAGTTTTCCATGGTGTTCCCCCAGCTTGATGATCTCTATGGGGGACCTAGCGCTCACCGGCCGGGAAACGTTACTGCCACGCGACGCAGATCTCAGCGCAGCCGCAGCTTCGGCTTGTGTTCCAAATTGGACAGACCGTTCCAGGCCAGGTTGACCAGATGCGCGGCGACCTCGTCGCGCTTCGGTTTCCGGGCGTCGAGCCACCATTGCCCGGTCAAGGCGACCATCCCGACGAGCGCCTGCGCGTACAGCGCGGCCAGCTTCTCGTCGTAGCCCCGCGCGGCGAACTGCTGCGCGAGGATGTGCTCGACCTGGCTGGCGATGTCGTTCAGCACCGTGGAGAACGTGCCCGTCGAACTCGCGACCGGCGAATCCCGCACGAGGATGCGGAAGCCGTCGTGTGAGTCTTCGACGTAGGAAAGCAGCGCGATCGCCGCCTGTTCGAGCATCACCCTCGGGTGTCCACCGTGGAGGGTGGAGACCATCCTGTCGAGCAGCAGCTGCGTTTCACGGTCGACGACGACGGCGTAGATGCCTTCCTTGCCGCCGAAGTGCTCGTACACCACCGGCTTGGAGACGTTCGCGCGATGCGCGATCTCCTCGATGGAAGTGCCCTCGAAACCCTTCTCCGCGAACAGGGCTCTGGCGACGTTGAGCAGTTGCTGCCTGCGCTCGGTCCCCGTCATCCGCACCCGGGCCACCGGAGCGACAGGACGTGCTCCGGTGACCGCTTCACGTTTGGTTCGCCGTCTCCCCGCCATTGAAGAAGACTAACGTGACCTCGCTATTTGCTTTCGGCGGCGATGCGCGCGAGGCGCTGCGGGGTCGGCCAGCGCACGTCGTGGGCCCAGCCGAACTTCTCGAAGATCCAAATGAGACGCGCGGAAATGTCGATCTGGCCGCGCTGCACGCCGTGCCGGGCCGAGGTCGGATCCGCGTGGTGCAGGTTGTGCCAAGACTCGCCGAACGAGAAGATCGCCAGCGGCCAGAAGTTGGCCGACTTGTCGCGGGCGGCGAACGGGCGCTCGCCGATCATGTGGCAGACCGAGTTGACCGACCAGGTCACGTGGTGCAGCACGCAGACACGCACCAGACCGGCCCAGAAGAACGCGGTCACCGCGCCCCAGAACGACCAGGTGATCAGTCCGCCGAGCACCGCGGGCATGACCAGCGTGAGCAGGCTCCACAGCCAGAACAGGTCGTCGACCTTCTTGATGGCCGGGTCCTTCACCAGATCCGGCGCGAAACGCTCCGCGTTGGTCTGGTCGCGCTCGAACAGCCAGCCCATGTGCGCGTGCCAGAAACCCTTGGCGATGGCGAGCGGCGTGGTGCCGAACAGCCACGGCGAATGCGGGTCGCCGTCGCGGTCGGAGAACGCGTGGTGACGGCGGTGGTCGGCGACCCAGGTGATCACGGGGCCCTGGACGGCCATGCTGCCGGCGATCGCCATCGCGACGCGCAGCCACGGCTTGGCCTTGAACGAGCCGTGCGTGAAGTAGCGGTGATAGGAGACGGTGATACCGAGGCCGCTGATCGCGTAGAAGACGACGAACAGAGCGACGTCGACCCAGGTCAGTCCCCAGCCCCAGGCGAACGGGACGGCCACGAGCAACGCGGCGAGCGGGAAGACGACCCCGAGGTAGACCGAGAGCTGCACGCCGCCCGATCGCTGACCTTCGATTACCGGCTTGGGGCCCTTCGCGGGCTTCTGGGAACGGTCGAGGGTAGCCGTCATGCAGTCACTTCTTTTCTACGCGCGACCCTTGAGGGTTTCCCTAAGGGTGACCTTACCTACGATGCCGTAAGTTACGGTACAGGAGGTTTCGTCCCCTGTGGAGTGCCCGCGACCGTGAGGCAACCCCCGGGCGCACGTGGACGTCTCCGGCATGGCTATCCTGACCAGGATCGATCCGCCGTAGTGTAATCGGCAGCACTTCAGATTTTGGTTCTGACAGTTCAGGTTCGAATCCTGGCGGCGGAGCAGA contains these protein-coding regions:
- a CDS encoding TetR/AcrR family transcriptional regulator, whose translation is MTGTERRQQLLNVARALFAEKGFEGTSIEEIAHRANVSKPVVYEHFGGKEGIYAVVVDRETQLLLDRMVSTLHGGHPRVMLEQAAIALLSYVEDSHDGFRILVRDSPVASSTGTFSTVLNDIASQVEHILAQQFAARGYDEKLAALYAQALVGMVALTGQWWLDARKPKRDEVAAHLVNLAWNGLSNLEHKPKLRLR
- a CDS encoding acyl-CoA desaturase encodes the protein MTATLDRSQKPAKGPKPVIEGQRSGGVQLSVYLGVVFPLAALLVAVPFAWGWGLTWVDVALFVVFYAISGLGITVSYHRYFTHGSFKAKPWLRVAMAIAGSMAVQGPVITWVADHRRHHAFSDRDGDPHSPWLFGTTPLAIAKGFWHAHMGWLFERDQTNAERFAPDLVKDPAIKKVDDLFWLWSLLTLVMPAVLGGLITWSFWGAVTAFFWAGLVRVCVLHHVTWSVNSVCHMIGERPFAARDKSANFWPLAIFSFGESWHNLHHADPTSARHGVQRGQIDISARLIWIFEKFGWAHDVRWPTPQRLARIAAESK